The Phaenicophaeus curvirostris isolate KB17595 chromosome 15, BPBGC_Pcur_1.0, whole genome shotgun sequence genome window below encodes:
- the SMIM33 gene encoding small integral membrane protein 33 isoform X2, which yields MWHRARSACSAMNSSVLSSQLRQPEPQDAAAFTPISIVRTMTKKSDALPMISVIVGIFVLLAVFIIIVVHYGPQLRTVQITLYHEPMPQDLDDGVHLTDWKKLGSQKKLHVQPCQQDLGGVDVSGVSCHCSCRHHLPGGSAEPNIIEITYL from the coding sequence GTCAGCCTGCTCAGCCATGAACAGCTCTGTGCTCAGCAGTCAACTGAGACAGCCCGAGCCCCAGGACGCGGCTGCCTTCACTCCCATCTCCATTGTCAGGACCATGACAAAGAAATCAGATGCCCTGCCCATGATCTCAGTGATTGTCGGCATCTTCGTCCTTCTGGCTGTCTTCATCATCATCGTGGTGCACTACGGCCCTCAGCTCCGCACTGTTCAGATCACCCTGTACCACGAGCCCATGCCGCAGGACCTGGACGATGGGGTGCACCTCACGGACTGGAAGAAGCTGGGCTCCCAGAAGAAGCTGCATGTCCAACCCTGCCAGCAGGATCTGGGCGGCGTGGACGTGTCCGGCGTGAGCTGCCACTGCTCCTGCAGGCACCACCTTCCTGGTGGGAGCGCTGAGCCCAACATCATTGAGATCACGTACCTGTGA
- the SMIM33 gene encoding small integral membrane protein 33 isoform X3 — protein MSRSACSAMNSSVLSSQLRQPEPQDAAAFTPISIVRTMTKKSDALPMISVIVGIFVLLAVFIIIVVHYGPQLRTVQITLYHEPMPQDLDDGVHLTDWKKLGSQKKLHVQPCQQDLGGVDVSGVSCHCSCRHHLPGGSAEPNIIEITYL, from the coding sequence GTCAGCCTGCTCAGCCATGAACAGCTCTGTGCTCAGCAGTCAACTGAGACAGCCCGAGCCCCAGGACGCGGCTGCCTTCACTCCCATCTCCATTGTCAGGACCATGACAAAGAAATCAGATGCCCTGCCCATGATCTCAGTGATTGTCGGCATCTTCGTCCTTCTGGCTGTCTTCATCATCATCGTGGTGCACTACGGCCCTCAGCTCCGCACTGTTCAGATCACCCTGTACCACGAGCCCATGCCGCAGGACCTGGACGATGGGGTGCACCTCACGGACTGGAAGAAGCTGGGCTCCCAGAAGAAGCTGCATGTCCAACCCTGCCAGCAGGATCTGGGCGGCGTGGACGTGTCCGGCGTGAGCTGCCACTGCTCCTGCAGGCACCACCTTCCTGGTGGGAGCGCTGAGCCCAACATCATTGAGATCACGTACCTGTGA